One Thermodesulfovibrionales bacterium genomic window, CGAGAGACTCGAGGAGAGCGATCTTTTCCCGGTCGATGCAGTCAGGCCGTGTGCCGATTGCGAGCCCCATTACCGAAGGCTCGGTCAGCGCTTCCCGGTAAATGCGTTCGAGCTCTTCAACCGGTGCATACGTGTTCGTAAAGGGCTGGAAGTAAACGATAAACTTTTCGGAACCGTACCTTCTCTTGAGATACTCGATGCCGTTCCGCACCTGTTCCTTAATAGAAAGCGCCGGTCTGCACGAGCCGGGCCTGAAACTGTCGTTGTTGCAGTAAATGCAGCCGGAAACCCCAAGAGTTCCGTCCCTATTCGGACAGGTGAACCCCGCATCCACATTCACCTTGTGAACCGAAGTGCCAAACCTTTCCTTTGTAAATCTGCCGAATGAATTATATCGCATGGCGTATTAGTTATTATAACACTTGCATGATGATGGCTGAGAAGATCAGTCCGTCGAGGACCGGGCGAGGGTGACCACAACCACCTCTTTGGCGCCCGCCTTCACAAGGGTTTTCGAGCATTCCCTCACCGTGGCGCCGGTTGTCATGACGTCGTCAAGAAGGAGCAATTGTTTGCCCGCAACAGGCTCGACAACCTCGAAAGCATTTTTCAGATTTGCGAGCCGCTCCTTTGCCTTAAGACCTATCTGCGCCGGGGTATCTTTCCTTTTGTGCAGGGCATTCATGCAGAGCGGAATCTCGAGTCTCCGTGCCAGCACCCTCGCAAGGAGAAGGGTCTGGTTAAAGCCCCGCTGCCGAAGCGCACTCTTGCTTAGAGGAACGGGAACTATTCCATCGAGGGCAGGGAAGGTGAGCTCATGAAGGAACCCTCCTAAGGGTTTGACAAGCCTTTTGACTCCGTTGAATTTGAGCAGATGGATAGCCTCCCGAAGGGTACCGGAGTAAAGGCCGAAGTTCAGCACCGATGAGAAAGAGGGCTTGCGAGAGAGGCAATCCCCGCAGACAAGGGAGCATTCGGACGAGAGAGGAACCGCACAGATCCGGCAGGAAGGGCCGCGGTATCTCTCTATGCCCGACCAACAATCCCTACAGATTGGTGCGTAAGACAGGGAATCGGAGTGATTGTTACATACAGGACATCTGGACGGGTAGAGCGCGGCCAGGGAAAGGGACGCTACCGGAT contains:
- a CDS encoding ComF family protein, with translation MWRSIKQRGYPVASLSLAALYPSRCPVCNNHSDSLSYAPICRDCWSGIERYRGPSCRICAVPLSSECSLVCGDCLSRKPSFSSVLNFGLYSGTLREAIHLLKFNGVKRLVKPLGGFLHELTFPALDGIVPVPLSKSALRQRGFNQTLLLARVLARRLEIPLCMNALHKRKDTPAQIGLKAKERLANLKNAFEVVEPVAGKQLLLLDDVMTTGATVRECSKTLVKAGAKEVVVVTLARSSTD